A portion of the Vulpes vulpes isolate BD-2025 chromosome 5, VulVul3, whole genome shotgun sequence genome contains these proteins:
- the SIRT3 gene encoding NAD-dependent protein deacetylase sirtuin-3, mitochondrial isoform X12, translated as MDKIPRCPVCTGVVKPDIVFFGETLPQRFLLHVLDFPMADLLLILGTSLEVEPFASLSEAVRSSVPRLLINRDVVGPFAWCPRSRDVVQLGDVVHSVERLVELLGWREELQDLIQQETEKLDGRDG; from the exons ATGGACAAGATCCCCCGCTGCCCAGTGTGCACTGGCGTTGTGAAGCCTGACATCGTGTTCTTTGGGGAGACACTGCCTCAGAGGTTCCTGCTGCATGTACTTGATTTCCCAATGGCAGATCTGCTGCTCATCCTCGGGACCTCCCTGGAG GTAGAACCTTTCGCCAGCTTGTCTGAGGCTGTGCGGAGCTCAGTGCCCCGACTGCTCATCAACCGGGACGTGGTGGGGCCCTTTGCCTGGTGTCCTCGCAGCAGGGATGTGGTCCAGCTGGGGGATGTGGTTCACAGCGTGGAAAGGCTGGTGGAGCTTCTGGGCTGGAGAGAAGAGCTGCAGGACCTCATCCAACAGGAAACTGAAAAG CTCGATGGACGGGACGGATAG